Proteins encoded in a region of the Loxodonta africana isolate mLoxAfr1 chromosome 22, mLoxAfr1.hap2, whole genome shotgun sequence genome:
- the ZNF660 gene encoding zinc finger protein 660 isoform X1 produces the protein MRRKTRSFKQKTVKDNKTLTEVSDQRSEKDDSHCSDPATNKTIQAEKKHYVCSECGKAFSQSANLTVHERIHTGEKPYKCKECGKAFSHSSNLVVHRRIHTGLKPYTCSECGKSFSGKSHLIRHQGIHSGEKTYECKECGKAFSRSSGLISHHRVHTGEKPYTCIECGKAFSRSSNLTQHQRMHKGKKVYKCKECGKTCGSNMKIMDHQRIHTGEKPYECDECGKAFILRKTLNEHQRLHRREKPYKCNECGKAFTSNRNLIDHQRVHTGEKPYKCNECGKTFRQTSQVILHLRTHTKEKPYKCSECGKAYRYSSQLIQHQRKHNEEKEAS, from the coding sequence ATGAGGAGAAAGACAAGAAGCTTCAAACAAAAGACAGTTAAGGACAATAAAACACTCACAGAAGTGAGTGACCAGAGATCTGAAAAAGATGATAGTCATTGCTCCGACCCTGCAACAAACAAGACAATTCAGGCTGAAAAAAAACATTATGTATGTAGtgagtgtgggaaagcctttagtcagagTGCAAACCTTACAGTACATGAGAGAATCCACACAGGAGAAAAGCCCTATAAGTGTAAGGAGTGTGGCAAAGCCTTCAGCCATAGCTCCAACCTTGTGGTTCATCGGAGAATCCACACTGGACTGAAGCCCTACACGTGCAGCGAATGTGGGAAATCGTTCAGTGGTAAGTCACACCTTATTCGGCACCAGGGGATTCACAGTGGGGAGAAAACCTATGAATGTaaggagtgtgggaaagcctttagtcggaGTTCAGGTCTTATTTCACATCACAGAGTTCACACTGGGGAGAAGCCCTACACATGTATtgagtgtgggaaagcctttagccgTAGTTCAAACCTTACTCAGCACCAGAGAatgcacaaaggaaaaaaagtttacAAATGTAAGGAGTGTGGGAAAACATGTGGTTCTAACATGAAGATTATGGACCACCAGAGAATTCACACTGgggagaagccttatgaatgtgatGAGTGTGGAAAGGCTTTCATCttgaggaagacccttaatgaacaTCAGAGACTTCATCGTAGAGAGAAGCCCtacaaatgtaatgaatgtgggaaagcttttacTTCTAACCGAAACCTTATTGATCATCAGAGagttcacactggagagaaaccctataaatgtaatgaatgtgggaaaaccttcaggCAGACTTCTCAAGTTATTCTACATTTGAGAACCCACACAAAAGAGAAACCCTATAAATGTAGTGAGTGTGGGAAAGCCTATCGTTACAGCTCACAGCTTATTCAACACCAGAGAAAACATAATGAGGAGAAAGAAGCCTCGTAA